A single genomic interval of Cygnus atratus isolate AKBS03 ecotype Queensland, Australia chromosome 22, CAtr_DNAZoo_HiC_assembly, whole genome shotgun sequence harbors:
- the SCN2B gene encoding sodium channel subunit beta-2, with protein sequence MSPEAWLPQPTLYLTGLSLLLSLAPSGLGMEVMAPATINALNGTSVKLSCTFNSCYKVENKQFSLNWTYQECKNCSEELFLQFRTKIMNKQLDRFGNRVEFTGNPTKYDVSFTLNNVQLEDEGTYNCYVLNPPDRQRGHASISLKVLTKEPPKRDSTVAVIVGASVGGFLAVVILVLMVVKCVRRKKQQRLNTDDQKTEEEGKTDGEGNPDEGTK encoded by the exons AAGCCTGGCTCCCGCAGCCCACCTTGTACCTCACTGGCCTCAGCTTGCTGCTCTCGCTGG CGCCCTCGGGACTGGGCATGGAGGTGATGGCTCCTGCCACCATCAACGCCTTGAACGGCACCTCCGTGAAGCTCTCCTGCACCTTCAACTCCTGCTACAAGGTGGAGAACAAGCAGTTCTCCCTCAACTGGACGTACCAGGAGTGCAAGAACTGCTCTGAGGAGCTG TTCCTGCAGTTCCGGACGAAGATCATGAACAAGCAGCTGGACCGCTTCGGGAACCGCGTGGAGTTCACCGGGAACCCCACCAAGTACGACGTGTCCTTCACCCTCAACAACGTGCAGCTGGAGGACGAGGGCACCTACAACTGCTATGTCCTCAACCCCCCCGACCGGCAGCGGGGCCACGCCAGCATCAGCCTCAAGGTGCTCACCAAAG AGCCCCCGAAGCGCGACTCGACGGTGGCCGTCATCGTGGGCGCCTCGGTGGGCGGTTTCCTGGCTGTGGTCATCCTCGTGCTGATGGTGGTGAAGTGCGTGCGCcggaaaaagcagcagaggctgaACACGGACGACCAGAAGAcggaggaggaagggaagacaGACGGCGAAGGCAACCCAGACGAGGGCACCAAGTAa